A region from the Triticum aestivum cultivar Chinese Spring chromosome 3D, IWGSC CS RefSeq v2.1, whole genome shotgun sequence genome encodes:
- the LOC123076164 gene encoding leucine-rich repeat extensin-like protein 3, translated as MRGLALLLLAALSAAAGAAAPGFSGDGGGEGAGTAAAVEVDPSWRFPSRRIEDAYVALQTWKRHAIFSDPKNLTADWAGPDVCNYTGVFCAPLPSDPRVLAVAGVDLNHGDIAGYLPPELGLLADLALLHLNSNRFCGMIPGTLRRLSLLHELDLSNNRFVGPFPDVVLDMPALRFLDLRFNEFEGAVPSRLFDRPLDAIFLNHNRFRFEIPDNIGNSPVSVLVLSHNTFGGCLPASLANMSGTLNEILLINNGLESCLPPELGRLRELTVLDVSHNQLAGPLTQEVAGLRKLEQLNVAHNLLSGPIPQAVCALPRLKNFTFSYNFFTGEPPACARVVPRGSDRDNCLPNRPSQRTRQQCAAFYAHPPVNCAAFQCKPFVLPSPPPSPPPPLPSPPPPLPSPPPPSPPPPSPPPPSPSPPPPLPSPPVHHSPPPPKPVQHHPPPPPAPHPHPMCPPPPPCACPPPALPPPPPYYPGQLPPVSRAEYGSPPPPPYNPDPLPPVTWAEYGSPPPPSRQ; from the exons CGAGGATGCCTACGTGGCGCTGCAGACCTGGAAGCGCCACGCCATCTTCTCCGACCCGAAGAACCTcaccgccgactgggccggcccggaCGTCTGCAACTACACGGGCGTCTTCTGCGCGCCGCTGCCGTCCGACCCGcgcgtgctcgccgtcgccggcgtcgacctcaACCACGGCGACATCGCGGGATACCTCCCGCCGGAGCTCGGCCTGCTCGCCGACCTCGCGCTGCTGCACCTCAACTCCAACCGCTTCTGCGGCATGATCCCGGGCACGCTCCGCCGGCTCAGCCTCCTCCACGAGCTCGACCTCAGCAACAACCGCTTCGTGGGCCCCTTCCCCGACGTCGTGCTCGACATGCCGGCGCTCCGGTTCCTCGACCTCCGGTTCAACGAGTTCGAGGGCGCCGTGCCCAGCCGCCTCTTCGACCGCCCGCTCGACGCCATCTTCCTCAACCACAACCGCTTCCGCTTCGAGATTCCGGACAACATCGGCAACTCGCCGGTCTCCGTCCTCGTCCTCTCGCACAACACCTTCGGCGGGTGCCTCCCCGCCAGCCTCGCCAACATGTCCGGCACGCTCAACGAGATCTTGCTCATCAACAACGGCCTCGAGTCATGCCTGCCGCCGGAGCTCGGCCGCCTGCGGGAGCTCACGGTGCTCGATGTCAGCCACAACCAGCTCGCCGGCCCGCTCACGCAGGAGGTGGCGGGGCTGAGGAAGCTGGAGCAGCTCAACGTCGCGCACAACCTGCTCTCCGGCCCGATACCGCAGGCCGTGTGCGCGCTGCCGCGGCTCAAGAATTTCACCTTCTCATACAACTTCTTCACCGGGGAGCCGCCGGCGTGCGCGCGCGTCGTGCCCCGGGGCAGCGACCGGGACAACTGCCTGCCGAATCGCCCCTCTCAGCGGACGCGGCAGCAGTGCGCCGCCTTCTACGCCCACCCGCCCGTCAACTGTGCGGCGTTCCAGTGCAAGCCGTTCGTCCTGCCTTCGCCGCCTCCGTCCCCGCCCCCGCCGTTGCCATCACCGCCACCGCCGTTGCCTTCTCCGCCTCCACCATCCCCACCGCCGCCATCACCTCCTCCGCCGtcgccatctccaccaccaccattaCCATCACCA CCAGTCCACCACTCACCACCGCCGCCAAAGCCAGTCCAACACCACCCACCGCCTCCTCCTGCCCCGCATCCGCATCCAATGtgccccccgccgccgccctgtGCGTGTCCGCCACCAGCATTGCCACCGCCGCCACCCTATTACCCCGGGCAATTGCCACCTGTGTCCCGTGCAGAATATGGATCACCACCACCGCCACCCTATAACCCCGACCCATTGCCACCCGTCACCTGGGCAGAATATGGATCACCGCCACCGCCTTCACGGCAGTGA